AGGTCACGGGGACACGGTCGCGCTGGGCCAGGTGCAGCAGGGCGACCACTTCGTCTTCGGATTCGACGCGGATCACCAGCTGCGGGATCAGCCGGTAGAAGCTGGCATCGGTGCCAAAGGCCAGGGTTGAGAGCGGGTCGTCGAAGCGTCGCTCCTGGGGAATCAGTTGCTGCGCATCTCGCAGGAAAGCCGCTGGCAATGTCATTGGTCCTCCAGGATCAGCACCACCAGGTCTTTCGGGCCATGGGCGCCGTAAGCCAGGACTTGTTCGATGTCAGCGGTTTTCGACGGGCCGGACACCAGCAAGGCGTTGGTCGGCATGCCCTGGGCCCAGTTGAACTCCTGCTGCACCTGATAGAAGTTGTCGCGGATTTCGCTGGCCTTGAGCAGGGCGAAATGCACCGGAGGCACCAGGCTCATCAGGCGCGGTTCTTCGCGAGTCGGCCAGATAATCAGGCTACCGGTGGCGGCGATGGCGCCGAGGGTAGTGGTGAGGCTGGCCGGGGTGTCGTTGAACAGTTCGGCTTTCCACTCTTCCACGGGACGGTCGTAGGCTTTCAGTGTTGGCAGTGCAGGTTGGTTCGCCCAACATTGTACGACACGTTGTCCATGGGCCGTACTCGGTGCGATCAACAGGCTGGGAATCTGCCGATCCAGCAGCAATTGCCCGAGCAGTTGTGGCCAATTGGCGCCTGAGGTCAGGTGGATTTCGGTGTGCACCGCTTCCATCAGCTTGCGCAGCTGTGGGATGCGTTGCTCAGCGGTGTAGGTGTAAGGCTCGGTCACCAGCGCTTCGTCGAAATTGTCGACGACCGGCGTAGTCCCGCTGAGGCTGTTGCGCAGCTTGGCGAGGATGTTTTGTTTGGCGCTCATCAACGATCTCCCTGTTTGGCCAAATGCTCGCGGGCCATGTCGTGCAGCGAGCGAGCGGCCGGTTTCGGCGCGCTGTGGTTTTGCGTCCAGGGGCCGACATTGTTCGGCGCGAGGGCGCGCAGGCGGGTGGCGAGCACGGTGAACAGGCGATACAGCTTCGGCGAGCTGTTGAGCTGCGCCCAGGCGTTCCAGATCAGGCGTTCCTTGTGCGAATATTTGCTGCCCTGGCCGCGCATCACTTGGTGCGGGCTGTCCGGAGCCTTGACGTTTTCTTCGCGCAGGCGCCGCAGCAGGGCCGGTATCGGAATTTTTACCGGGCACACTTCGCCGCAGGCGCCGCATAGCGACGAGGCGCTCGGATGGTCCGGGACTTTTGCCAGGCCGACCATGTGCGGGGTGATGATCTTACCGATCGGTCCCGGGTAGACCTCGCCATAGGCGTGACCGCCGATGCGGGTGTAGACCGGGCAGTGGTTCATGCAGGCGCCGCAGCGGATGCAGTTGAGGGTCTGGCGCAGTTCGCTGTCGGCAAACGCCTGGCTGCGGCCGTTGTCCAGCAGCACCAGGTGCACTTCTTGCGGGCCGTCGAGTTCCTCGGCCTTGCGCGGGCCGGAGATCATGTTGACGTAAGTAGTGATCGGCTGGCCGAGGGCCGAGCGGGTCAGCAACGACAGCAGCGGCACCACGTCACGCAGGTTTTCCACGACTTTTTCAATGCCGGTGACCGCGATGTGCACCGGCGGCACGGTGGTCGACATGCGGCCGTTGCCTTCGTTTTCCACCAGCAGCAGGGTGCCGGTTTCGGCCACCGCGAAGTTGACGCCGGAGACGCCGATGTCGGCTTCGAAGAATTTCTGCCGCAAGACTTTGCGACCGATCTGAATGAGTTGGTCAACGTCCTTGGTGTATTCCACGCCAAGTTTGTCGTGGAACAAGGACGCGACCTGACCGGCATTCTTGTGGATCGCCGGCATAATAATGTGTGAAGGCTTCTCGTGGTCGAGCTGGACGATGAACTCGCCCATGTCCGATTCCAGGCATTCAATGCCCTGTTCAGCGAGGACATGGTTCATTTCCATCTCTTCGCTGACCATCGATTTGCCCTTGATCACTTGCCGCGCCTCGTGAGCGCGGATGATCGAAAGGACGATGCCATTGGCCTCGTCCACCGTTTCCGCCCAGTGCACGGTCACACCGTTGCGGGTCAGGTTCTGTTCCAGTTGCTCGAGCAGGTCGGGCAATTTGGAGAGCGCGCGGGCTCTTACTGCATTGCCCAGGACGCGCAGGTGTTCTCTTTCATGGGCATCGCTGAACGACGTTGCCCGCTTGGTCATCAGTGAATCCATGGCACTGCGAAAGTTATTTCGCAGTTGCTGGTCACCCAGGGCGGTATGGGCCCGGGTGCGAAAATCTTCCTCGACGGCGACCGTCGGGATCAAGGTCGGGGCGCTCATCGGGCACCTCCGGTACGTTGCCAGATGAAACTGGCCAGGTGTTGGCCGCGCAACGCTTGCTGCTGTTTTTCCAAGGCGCCATTGATATTCATCAGGCAGCCGCAATCGGCACTCAGCACCTGGTGTGCGCCGGATTCCCTCAGGGCGCGGGTCTTATCGGCGACCATCGCTCCGGAAATGTCTGGCATACGGACGCTGAAAGTCCCACCGAAGCCACAGCATTCGCTTTCATGGCTGTGTTCGACTCGCTCCACGTTGCCCAATTGCGCCAACAACTCGCGACCGTGCAGGTGGGTGTTCATTTCCCGGCGCGCCGAGCACGAGGTGTGCAGGGCCACCTTGACCGGCTCACCGCTGTCCTTGAGCTGCACCTTACAGACAAACAGCAGGAATTCCGCCAGTTCATAGGTCCGGGCCGCCAGGGCCTGGACTTGTTGCAATGTCTGCGGCTCGTCCTTGAACAAGTCGGCGTAATGTTCGCGCAGCATGCCGGCGCAGGAACCGGACGGCACCACCACCGGGTAGTCGCCGGCAAACAACGCCAGTTGCGAGCGCGCCACGGTCCTCGCCTGCTCGGTGTAACCCGAGGTGTAGGCCGGTTGGCCGCAGCAGCTTTGCCCTTGCGGGTACTCCACGCGAATGCCTTCGCGTTCCAGCAGGTGAATCGCGTCCATCCCGGCTTCGGGATAGAACAAGTCGACCACGCAGGTGCCGAACAGGTAGACCCTCTGCGGTTTTTCGCTGGGGTACTGACGCGGTTCGCGCAGGGGCGGGGCGACACGGGTCGCATTGGGCACGGCGTTGTAGAAAAGCTCGCTCATCAGGCGTGTCTCCGGGTGGTCCCGGTTATCCGTCGGCGGCGGTTGCTGACACTAAAGCAACAAGCTTTCAGCAACCTTGCAGACCGGGTGGTGAGTCGCAGACGCCGGGAACGTGGCCCGGCGTCGGTTCTTTCGTGTTGCGTGCTGCTTAGTGCACCAGCATGCCAGTGAACCAGTAAGCCTGGGCCAGGGTGATCAGGCCGACAATGGTTGCAAAGAATAGGCTGTGCTTGAGGGTGAAGCGGAACAGATCCGATTCCTTGCCCACCAGACCGGTCGCGGCGCAGGCCACGGCGATCGATTGTGGCGAGATCATTTTGCCGGTCACGCCACCGCTGGTGTTGGCGGCGACCAGCAAGGTGTCGTTGACGCCGATCTGGTGCGCGGTGGTGGCTTGCAGCGAGCTGAACAGGGCGTTGGACGAGGTGTCCGAGCCGGTCAGGAACACGCCCAGCCAGCCAAGGAATGG
This region of Pseudomonas fluorescens genomic DNA includes:
- a CDS encoding LutC/YkgG family protein; the encoded protein is MSAKQNILAKLRNSLSGTTPVVDNFDEALVTEPYTYTAEQRIPQLRKLMEAVHTEIHLTSGANWPQLLGQLLLDRQIPSLLIAPSTAHGQRVVQCWANQPALPTLKAYDRPVEEWKAELFNDTPASLTTTLGAIAATGSLIIWPTREEPRLMSLVPPVHFALLKASEIRDNFYQVQQEFNWAQGMPTNALLVSGPSKTADIEQVLAYGAHGPKDLVVLILEDQ
- a CDS encoding (Fe-S)-binding protein — protein: MSELFYNAVPNATRVAPPLREPRQYPSEKPQRVYLFGTCVVDLFYPEAGMDAIHLLEREGIRVEYPQGQSCCGQPAYTSGYTEQARTVARSQLALFAGDYPVVVPSGSCAGMLREHYADLFKDEPQTLQQVQALAARTYELAEFLLFVCKVQLKDSGEPVKVALHTSCSARREMNTHLHGRELLAQLGNVERVEHSHESECCGFGGTFSVRMPDISGAMVADKTRALRESGAHQVLSADCGCLMNINGALEKQQQALRGQHLASFIWQRTGGAR
- a CDS encoding LutB/LldF family L-lactate oxidation iron-sulfur protein; its protein translation is MSAPTLIPTVAVEEDFRTRAHTALGDQQLRNNFRSAMDSLMTKRATSFSDAHEREHLRVLGNAVRARALSKLPDLLEQLEQNLTRNGVTVHWAETVDEANGIVLSIIRAHEARQVIKGKSMVSEEMEMNHVLAEQGIECLESDMGEFIVQLDHEKPSHIIMPAIHKNAGQVASLFHDKLGVEYTKDVDQLIQIGRKVLRQKFFEADIGVSGVNFAVAETGTLLLVENEGNGRMSTTVPPVHIAVTGIEKVVENLRDVVPLLSLLTRSALGQPITTYVNMISGPRKAEELDGPQEVHLVLLDNGRSQAFADSELRQTLNCIRCGACMNHCPVYTRIGGHAYGEVYPGPIGKIITPHMVGLAKVPDHPSASSLCGACGEVCPVKIPIPALLRRLREENVKAPDSPHQVMRGQGSKYSHKERLIWNAWAQLNSSPKLYRLFTVLATRLRALAPNNVGPWTQNHSAPKPAARSLHDMAREHLAKQGDR